A window from Vulpes lagopus strain Blue_001 chromosome 23, ASM1834538v1, whole genome shotgun sequence encodes these proteins:
- the MMACHC gene encoding cyanocobalamin reductase / alkylcobalamin dealkylase isoform X2, whose protein sequence is MEPQVAELKQKIEDMLCPFGFEVYPFQSCHLQQLTDPVDQCVAYHLGRVRENLPELKIEVIADYEVHPNRRPKILAQTAAHVAGAAYYYQRKDVEADPWGTQHIAGVCIHPKYGGWFAIRGVVLLPGIEVPDLPPTKPLDCVPKRADRITLLEGFNFHWRDWTYRDAVTPQERYSEEQKAYFSTPPAQRLAFLGLAQPSKDTSSPSPELPFTTFRPKKPQNASRARGWVSPSVSPPASPGP, encoded by the exons ATGGAGCCACAAGTCGCAGAACTGAAGCAGAAGATCGAGGACATGTTGTGCCCTTTTGGCTTCGAGGTTTACCCCTTTCAG AGCTGCCACCTCCAACAACTGACTGACCCTGTGGACCAGTGCGTGGCCTACCACTTGGGCCGCGTTAGAGAG AACCTCCCAGAGTTGAAAATAGAAGTCATCGCTGACTACGAGGTACACCCTAATCGGCGCCCTAAGATTCTGGCCCAGACTGCAGCCCATGTGGCAGGAGCTGCTTACTACTACCAACGAAAGGATGTGGAGGCTGACCCCTGGGGGACCCAG CACATAGCAGGAGTGTGCATACACCCCAAATATGGGGGCTGGTTTGCCATCAGAGGAGTGGTGCTGCTGCCAGGAATAGAGGTGCCAGACCTGCCACCCACAAAGCCCCTGGACTGTGTGCCTAAGAGAGCTGATCGAATCACCCTGCTTGAAGGCTTTAATTTCCATTGGCGTGATTGGACATACCGGGATGCTGTAACACCACAGGAGCGCTACTCGGAAGAGCAGAAGGCCTACTTTTCTACTCCTCCTGCCCAACGCTTAGCCTTCTTGGGGTTGGCCCAGCCTTCAAAGGATACTAGCTCTCCATCTCCTGAGCTACCTTTTACCACATTCAGACCCAAAAAGCCCCAGAATGCCAGCAGAGCCCGGGGCTGGGTCAGCCCCAGTGTCTCACCACCTGCGTCCCCTGGCCCTTGA
- the MMACHC gene encoding cyanocobalamin reductase / alkylcobalamin dealkylase isoform X1, whose product MEPQVAELKQKIEDMLCPFGFEVYPFQVAWYNALLPPAFHLPLPGPTLAFLVLSTPAMFDRAFKPFLQSCHLQQLTDPVDQCVAYHLGRVRENLPELKIEVIADYEVHPNRRPKILAQTAAHVAGAAYYYQRKDVEADPWGTQHIAGVCIHPKYGGWFAIRGVVLLPGIEVPDLPPTKPLDCVPKRADRITLLEGFNFHWRDWTYRDAVTPQERYSEEQKAYFSTPPAQRLAFLGLAQPSKDTSSPSPELPFTTFRPKKPQNASRARGWVSPSVSPPASPGP is encoded by the exons ATGGAGCCACAAGTCGCAGAACTGAAGCAGAAGATCGAGGACATGTTGTGCCCTTTTGGCTTCGAGGTTTACCCCTTTCAG GTGGCATGGTATAATGCACTCTTGCCTCCAGCCTTCCACCTACCCTTGCCAGGACCTACCCTGGCCTTTCTGGTACTCAGCACACCTGCCATGTTTGACCGAGCCTTCAAACCCTTCCTTCAGAGCTGCCACCTCCAACAACTGACTGACCCTGTGGACCAGTGCGTGGCCTACCACTTGGGCCGCGTTAGAGAG AACCTCCCAGAGTTGAAAATAGAAGTCATCGCTGACTACGAGGTACACCCTAATCGGCGCCCTAAGATTCTGGCCCAGACTGCAGCCCATGTGGCAGGAGCTGCTTACTACTACCAACGAAAGGATGTGGAGGCTGACCCCTGGGGGACCCAG CACATAGCAGGAGTGTGCATACACCCCAAATATGGGGGCTGGTTTGCCATCAGAGGAGTGGTGCTGCTGCCAGGAATAGAGGTGCCAGACCTGCCACCCACAAAGCCCCTGGACTGTGTGCCTAAGAGAGCTGATCGAATCACCCTGCTTGAAGGCTTTAATTTCCATTGGCGTGATTGGACATACCGGGATGCTGTAACACCACAGGAGCGCTACTCGGAAGAGCAGAAGGCCTACTTTTCTACTCCTCCTGCCCAACGCTTAGCCTTCTTGGGGTTGGCCCAGCCTTCAAAGGATACTAGCTCTCCATCTCCTGAGCTACCTTTTACCACATTCAGACCCAAAAAGCCCCAGAATGCCAGCAGAGCCCGGGGCTGGGTCAGCCCCAGTGTCTCACCACCTGCGTCCCCTGGCCCTTGA